A stretch of Myxococcus hansupus DNA encodes these proteins:
- the rtcA gene encoding RNA 3'-terminal phosphate cyclase — translation MVRIDGSKGEGGGQVLRTSLALSLVTGTPFTIENIRAGRKKPGLLRQHLTAVKAAEAVGAAEVSGAELGSRELTFRPRALASGNYRFAVGTAGSATLVLQTVLPALLLAEGPSTLLLEGGTHNPMAPPFDFLQRAYLPLVHRMGPSVEATLTQPGFFPAGGGKFRVDIRPAPLKPLHLLERGRVLRRDLKAVIAMVPFDVAKRELDAAGTALKWRPFECRTEELKRSACPGNVLVAEVESEHVTEVFTGFGERGKRAEIVAEEVAAEVKRYLDAEVPVGEHLCDQLLLLLALAKVGAFRTLPLDGHARTQVETMAHFLDVKVQVRDVARDVCEVEVRA, via the coding sequence ATGGTGCGCATCGATGGGTCGAAGGGAGAGGGCGGTGGGCAGGTGCTGCGCACCTCGCTGGCGCTGTCGCTGGTGACGGGGACGCCGTTCACCATCGAGAACATCCGCGCGGGCCGGAAGAAGCCGGGCCTGCTGCGCCAGCACCTGACGGCGGTGAAGGCCGCCGAGGCGGTGGGGGCCGCGGAGGTGTCGGGCGCGGAGCTGGGCTCGCGGGAGCTGACGTTCCGTCCCCGCGCCCTGGCCTCGGGGAACTACCGCTTCGCGGTGGGCACGGCGGGCAGCGCGACGCTGGTGTTGCAGACGGTGCTGCCCGCGCTGCTCCTTGCGGAAGGCCCGTCCACGCTGCTGCTCGAGGGGGGGACGCACAACCCGATGGCGCCGCCGTTCGATTTCCTCCAGCGCGCCTACCTGCCGTTGGTGCACCGCATGGGGCCGTCCGTGGAGGCCACGTTGACGCAGCCCGGCTTCTTCCCCGCGGGGGGAGGGAAGTTCCGTGTCGACATCAGGCCCGCTCCGCTGAAGCCGTTGCACCTGCTGGAGCGTGGGCGTGTGCTCCGCCGCGATTTGAAGGCCGTCATCGCGATGGTGCCGTTCGACGTCGCGAAGCGGGAGCTGGACGCCGCGGGCACCGCGCTGAAGTGGCGGCCCTTCGAATGCCGGACGGAAGAGTTGAAGCGTTCGGCATGCCCCGGAAACGTGCTCGTCGCCGAGGTCGAGAGCGAGCATGTGACGGAGGTCTTCACCGGCTTTGGCGAGCGCGGGAAGCGGGCGGAAATCGTGGCGGAGGAGGTGGCGGCGGAGGTGAAGCGCTATCTCGACGCGGAGGTGCCGGTGGGCGAGCACCTGTGCGACCAGTTGCTCCTCCTGCTGGCCCTGGCGAAGGTGGGCGCGTTCCGCACGTTGCCGCTGGATGGGCATGCGCGGACGCAGGTCGAGACGATGGCCCACTTCCTCGACGTGAAGGTTCAGGTCCGGGACGTGGCTCGTGACGTCTGTGAGGTGGAGGTCCGCGCGTAG
- a CDS encoding RtcB family protein: protein MSRINGNHEVLSDEAGRPIKAWTVGVPFEDEAKKQLRNLRGLPFIHQWVAVMPDVHRGYGATVGSVVPTVGAVVPAAVGVDIGCGMIAVRTTLRADQLPDSLRGVRSAIERTVPHGRSDNGGRNDVGAWRVAPARHQQAWARLVEGYDRIVAKHPRIGRGPELAHLGTLGTGNHFIELCLDESDGVWLMLHSGSRGVGNRIGSYFIELAKEDMRRWFINLPDGDLAYLAEGTEHFDDYVFAVSWAQDFAATNRDLMLHSAVEALQSSGELPPFELKDSAVNCHHNYIAREHHFGKNCFVTRKGAVRAREGDLGIIPGSMGARSYIVRGKGNADSFHSCSHGAGRVMSRAAAKRQFTVEDHAKATEGVECRKDIDVIDETPAAYKPIDAVMAAQADLVEVVHTLKQVVCVKG from the coding sequence ATGAGCCGCATCAACGGGAACCATGAGGTGCTGTCGGACGAGGCGGGCCGCCCCATCAAGGCGTGGACGGTGGGGGTTCCGTTCGAGGACGAGGCGAAGAAGCAGCTCCGCAACCTGCGCGGCCTCCCCTTCATCCATCAGTGGGTCGCGGTGATGCCGGACGTTCACCGCGGTTACGGCGCGACGGTCGGAAGCGTGGTCCCCACGGTGGGCGCGGTGGTGCCGGCGGCGGTGGGCGTGGACATCGGATGCGGGATGATCGCCGTGCGCACGACGCTGCGCGCGGACCAGTTGCCGGACTCGCTGCGTGGGGTGCGGTCGGCCATCGAGCGGACGGTTCCTCACGGCCGCTCGGATAACGGTGGCCGGAACGACGTGGGCGCGTGGCGTGTGGCGCCGGCGCGGCACCAGCAGGCATGGGCGCGGCTCGTGGAGGGGTACGACCGCATCGTCGCGAAGCACCCGCGCATCGGCCGTGGGCCGGAGCTGGCGCACCTGGGGACGTTGGGAACGGGGAACCACTTCATCGAGCTGTGCCTGGATGAGTCGGATGGCGTGTGGCTGATGTTGCACTCCGGTTCGCGTGGGGTGGGGAACCGCATCGGGAGCTACTTCATCGAGCTGGCGAAGGAGGACATGCGTCGCTGGTTCATCAACCTGCCCGACGGCGACCTGGCGTACCTGGCGGAGGGGACGGAGCACTTCGACGACTACGTCTTCGCGGTGAGCTGGGCGCAGGACTTCGCGGCCACGAACCGCGACCTGATGTTGCATTCCGCGGTGGAGGCGCTGCAGTCGAGCGGTGAGCTGCCGCCGTTCGAGTTGAAGGACTCGGCGGTGAACTGCCACCACAACTACATCGCCCGTGAGCACCACTTCGGGAAGAACTGCTTCGTGACGCGGAAGGGCGCGGTGCGGGCGCGCGAGGGTGACCTCGGCATCATCCCCGGAAGCATGGGGGCGCGTTCGTACATCGTCCGCGGGAAGGGGAACGCGGACAGCTTCCATTCGTGCAGCCACGGCGCGGGCCGGGTGATGTCTCGCGCGGCGGCGAAGCGGCAGTTCACGGTGGAGGACCACGCGAAGGCGACTGAGGGCGTGGAGTGCCGCAAGGACATTGACGTCATCGACGAGACGCCGGCTGCGTACAAGCCCATCGACGCGGTGATGGCGGCGCAGGCGGACCTGGTGGAAGTGGTCCACACGCTGAAGCAGGTCGTGTGTGTGAAGGGATGA
- a CDS encoding Fpg/Nei family DNA glycosylase — protein sequence MAEVPEVEIITRDLRQAVVGRRFTGAEIWVPSVVRFPAPAAFVEALVGRQVTSASRRAKFILMPLDDGTVLALHFMLFGELALRPAGSERPSSTLVVLGLEGGEELQLTDTLGYARIALARGDELSTRLKLDELGPEALDEGFTPDVLALRLRRRKSPLKTVLLNQRVVAGLGNRDADESLWLAGVDPRRLATSLTPTESVRLTHAIRAVLDEGLRLRGTQRDLFGVQGLAKHRRNVFGRAGAPCPRCATVVAHERVGGRNTYWCPTCQPATARPELPAQSSLW from the coding sequence GTGGCCGAGGTTCCCGAAGTCGAAATCATCACCCGGGATTTGCGGCAGGCCGTCGTGGGCCGTCGCTTCACCGGCGCTGAAATCTGGGTTCCATCCGTTGTCCGCTTCCCGGCGCCCGCGGCTTTTGTCGAAGCCTTGGTGGGGCGTCAGGTCACCTCCGCCTCCCGGCGGGCGAAGTTCATCCTCATGCCGTTGGATGACGGCACGGTGCTCGCGCTGCACTTCATGCTCTTTGGCGAGCTGGCGTTGCGGCCCGCGGGCAGTGAGCGTCCATCGTCGACGCTGGTGGTGCTGGGGCTGGAGGGCGGTGAGGAACTCCAGCTCACGGACACCTTGGGCTACGCGCGCATCGCGCTGGCACGGGGAGATGAACTGTCCACGCGCTTGAAGCTGGACGAATTGGGGCCCGAGGCGCTCGATGAAGGCTTCACGCCGGACGTGCTGGCCCTGCGACTGCGGCGGCGCAAGAGCCCGTTGAAGACGGTGCTCCTCAATCAGCGCGTCGTCGCGGGGCTGGGCAACCGGGACGCGGATGAGAGCCTGTGGCTCGCGGGGGTGGATCCTCGGCGCCTGGCCACATCGCTCACGCCCACGGAGAGCGTTCGGCTGACCCACGCCATTCGCGCGGTGCTCGATGAGGGCTTGCGTTTGCGCGGGACGCAGCGTGACCTCTTTGGCGTCCAAGGGCTTGCGAAACACCGTCGCAATGTCTTCGGCCGCGCGGGGGCTCCGTGTCCACGCTGCGCGACGGTCGTCGCTCATGAGCGGGTTGGCGGACGAAACACCTACTGGTGTCCCACGTGCCAGCCGGCGACGGCGCGGCCCGAGCTCCCCGCGCAGTCCTCGCTGTGGTGA
- a CDS encoding M24 family metallopeptidase — translation MKCVKWAALPLLFLAACSTTGRNTPAATMPALLPWSAQIAERESWLELRHGLLLEMMRRHDVGMWVVVNEEFHDDPLTQFVAPPRPYAGNRDVFVFVDAGAEGLKRVALTGYSEATLERFFEVPAEGRKPQEVLADLNARYQPKTIALGIGGKRGVTRSLTRDSYAFLVESLGAEAEARFVSAAPLIEEYLDTRLPEEWKHYQLLVHLTDKVVQEAFSPKVVVPGKTTVGDVRRFLYDRLWELGVDTWFQPDLRVQRKGMDRATSRGFLSPSKEDVVIQRGDLLHVDFGITYMGLNSDWQKMAYVLNEGETDVPDGLKRALANTMTLQDALMLRASRPGRSSADVYEQAMAEMKEKGIEAMIYSHPLGNQGHALGASIDFRAATRQEAPKLLRKGSYISIELNTATAVPEWDGQKVFVMMEDPAYLTEDGWFFFVPRQESFYLLGGKAGATAGPQGKGVTTRGMPML, via the coding sequence ATGAAGTGCGTGAAGTGGGCGGCCTTGCCGCTGTTGTTTCTGGCCGCTTGTTCCACCACGGGACGCAACACCCCGGCTGCCACGATGCCGGCGCTGTTGCCCTGGTCGGCGCAAATCGCCGAACGCGAGAGCTGGCTCGAGCTGCGTCACGGCCTGCTGCTGGAGATGATGCGCCGCCACGACGTGGGCATGTGGGTGGTCGTCAACGAGGAGTTCCACGACGACCCGCTCACCCAGTTCGTGGCCCCGCCGCGGCCCTACGCCGGCAACCGGGACGTCTTCGTGTTTGTCGACGCGGGCGCGGAAGGCCTCAAGCGCGTGGCGCTCACCGGCTACTCCGAAGCCACGCTGGAGCGTTTCTTCGAGGTGCCCGCGGAGGGCCGCAAGCCGCAGGAAGTCCTCGCGGACCTGAATGCGCGCTACCAGCCCAAGACGATTGCCCTGGGCATTGGCGGCAAGCGCGGCGTGACGCGCAGCCTGACGCGGGACAGCTACGCCTTCCTGGTGGAGTCCCTGGGCGCGGAGGCGGAGGCGCGCTTCGTGAGCGCGGCGCCGCTCATCGAGGAGTACCTGGACACGCGCCTTCCCGAGGAGTGGAAGCACTACCAACTGCTGGTCCACCTGACGGACAAGGTGGTGCAGGAGGCGTTCTCACCGAAGGTGGTGGTGCCCGGGAAGACGACCGTCGGTGACGTGCGCCGGTTCCTGTACGACAGGCTGTGGGAGCTGGGCGTGGACACCTGGTTCCAGCCGGACCTGCGGGTGCAGCGCAAGGGCATGGACCGCGCCACCTCGCGTGGCTTCCTGTCGCCCTCGAAGGAGGACGTCGTCATTCAACGGGGGGACCTGCTGCACGTGGACTTCGGCATCACCTACATGGGGCTGAATTCCGACTGGCAGAAGATGGCCTACGTGTTGAACGAGGGTGAGACGGATGTGCCGGATGGCTTGAAGCGCGCGCTGGCCAACACCATGACGCTGCAGGATGCGCTCATGCTGCGCGCCTCCCGGCCGGGCCGCTCGTCGGCGGACGTCTACGAGCAGGCGATGGCGGAGATGAAGGAGAAGGGCATCGAGGCGATGATCTACAGCCACCCACTGGGCAACCAGGGCCACGCGCTGGGCGCGAGCATCGACTTCCGCGCGGCGACCCGCCAGGAGGCGCCCAAGCTGCTGCGCAAGGGCTCGTACATCTCCATCGAGCTCAACACCGCCACGGCGGTGCCGGAATGGGACGGGCAGAAGGTGTTCGTGATGATGGAGGACCCGGCCTATCTCACGGAGGACGGCTGGTTCTTCTTCGTGCCCCGGCAGGAGTCGTTCTACCTGCTCGGCGGAAAGGCCGGCGCCACCGCCGGGCCGCAGGGCAAGGGCGTGACGACGCGCGGCATGCCGATGCTGTGA
- the rtcR gene encoding RNA repair transcriptional activator RtcR: protein MAKPRARKTVVLGMLGTTLDNGQGPQRWARWRPTVALCQQEDLLVHRLELLHPPNATALAATLTGDIRQVSPETEVRCIPLPMRNPWDLEETYGALLDYVRGYPFNPDTEDYLVHITTGTHIAQICMFLLVESRLIPGRLVQVSPDPRERAGAGTHTLIDLDLSRYDTLAARFRQEQREGLAFLKSGIDTHNAAFNRLIERIEQVAVQSRAPLLITGPTGAGKSQLARRIYALKKARRGVEGPFVDLNCATLRGDGAMSALFGHVKGAFTGALGDRPGLLRQANNGVLFLDEIGELGADEQAMLLRALEDKRFLPVGADREVESDFQLIAGTNRDLQLEVERGRFREDLLARINLWTFRLPALRERPEDIAPNLLFELDQASEAVGTRVTMNKEAQSRFLGFATTPEARWSGNFRDLNAAVLRMATLAEGGRITRDVVDEELDRLREQWRPAGAKAGTPTVDLVAELLGDNLAAELDRFDRVQLADVLSVCRASRSLSDAGRVLFAQSRAQKKSVNDADRLKKYLARFGLTWTDVSGRGAPAGV from the coding sequence ATGGCGAAACCACGAGCACGCAAGACGGTCGTCCTCGGGATGCTCGGGACCACGTTGGACAACGGACAGGGCCCGCAGCGCTGGGCGCGGTGGCGGCCCACGGTGGCGCTGTGCCAGCAAGAGGACCTGCTGGTGCACCGGCTGGAGCTGCTGCACCCGCCCAACGCGACGGCGCTCGCGGCCACTCTGACGGGCGACATCCGTCAGGTGTCACCCGAGACGGAGGTGCGGTGCATTCCGCTGCCCATGCGGAACCCTTGGGATTTGGAGGAGACCTACGGCGCGCTGCTCGACTACGTGCGCGGCTATCCCTTCAATCCCGACACGGAGGACTACCTGGTCCACATCACCACGGGCACGCACATCGCGCAGATCTGCATGTTCCTGTTGGTGGAGAGCCGGCTCATCCCGGGCCGGCTGGTGCAGGTGTCGCCCGACCCGAGGGAGCGCGCGGGCGCGGGCACGCATACCCTCATCGACCTGGACCTGTCCCGCTACGACACGCTGGCGGCGCGCTTCCGACAGGAGCAGCGCGAGGGCCTGGCCTTCCTCAAGTCCGGCATCGACACCCACAACGCCGCCTTCAACCGGCTCATCGAGCGCATCGAACAGGTGGCCGTGCAGTCCCGCGCGCCGTTGCTCATCACGGGCCCCACGGGCGCGGGCAAGTCCCAGCTCGCGCGCCGCATCTACGCACTGAAGAAGGCCCGGCGCGGCGTGGAGGGCCCCTTCGTGGACCTCAACTGCGCCACGCTCCGCGGCGACGGCGCCATGTCCGCGCTCTTCGGCCACGTGAAGGGCGCCTTCACGGGCGCGCTGGGTGACAGGCCCGGACTGCTGCGACAGGCGAACAACGGCGTGTTGTTCCTGGATGAAATCGGCGAGCTGGGCGCGGACGAGCAGGCCATGCTGCTGCGGGCGCTGGAGGACAAGCGCTTCCTCCCCGTGGGCGCCGACCGTGAGGTGGAGAGTGACTTCCAGCTCATCGCGGGGACCAACCGCGACCTGCAACTCGAGGTCGAGCGGGGCCGCTTCCGCGAGGACCTGCTCGCGCGCATCAACCTGTGGACCTTCCGGCTGCCCGCGCTGCGCGAACGCCCGGAGGACATCGCCCCCAACCTCCTCTTCGAGTTGGACCAGGCCTCCGAGGCCGTGGGCACCCGCGTCACCATGAACAAGGAGGCGCAGTCGCGGTTCCTCGGCTTCGCCACGACGCCAGAAGCGCGATGGTCGGGGAACTTCCGCGACCTCAACGCGGCGGTGCTCCGCATGGCCACGCTCGCGGAGGGTGGGCGAATCACCCGGGACGTGGTGGACGAGGAGCTCGACCGCCTGCGCGAGCAGTGGCGTCCCGCGGGCGCGAAGGCAGGAACCCCCACGGTGGACCTGGTCGCGGAGCTGCTGGGCGACAACCTCGCCGCGGAGCTGGACCGCTTCGACCGGGTCCAGCTCGCGGATGTGTTGAGCGTCTGCCGGGCCTCGCGCTCGCTGTCGGACGCGGGGCGCGTGCTGTTCGCACAGTCACGCGCCCAGAAGAAGAGCGTCAACGACGCGGACCGGTTGAAGAAGTACCTCGCCCGCTTCGGCCTCACGTGGACGGACGTCAGCGGACGCGGCGCACCGGCTGGCGTGTGA
- a CDS encoding CARDB domain-containing protein — protein MSGIRAGDLPDFVITGVVAPARVHGAMPFQVNVTVCNEGRREAHSDVTLFISRDACFSEDDALLETVPTGPLAAGACVSVPVAVQGDLARTSTWFVGALVDKEARVRELSEVNNVHDGVPVTFDSPPDYVVESLVVPSVVHPHGFFTATARVCNRGGGAGTAQVGLYRSNDSHVDTEDTRMGWLFGVPLEPGACDQVSLGAQAGLSGRGYLAFIVASADGRLEEDVTNNASAVSAQVVGMVPDYVVAALKVPAVEPGDGNLPVRITVCNQGTARAHATQVHFQLQSLESANQGALNVTHRNVPELAANQCTEWSDAVGSSGNAPGRWRLTATVNPAGAQLEAHADNNSRSQVLRLGDWVELGVTRVTPLTHALVPGAPFTTEVKVCNTGSIRAERLALHVSLSDGLDAGADTRVGTRVFGALEKGCVVLPVTGTVPAQAMSGRLYVKASTELITPAGQELNLDDNVLVGPEVAIGRGLDLVVTHVQALVPVVSARATMEVAVTVCNKGSIALPHVPIPVWVSFLPEPNTQGLPLLVGAQPTVEPLGSGECSTLIAEPISPPEAGAWRPTAWVDESNTFPEVVESNNLARGEVFHVASITGLHITALQAPTVVRANTSFNATATVCNRSALPQNGPQIRFFLRTEDGFPVAEFPRRSQPGRLMSGACASVRLDGSSEIPYDTSPWQDGSYRLVAELEAPWTFGSLGEQKVLSFSAPLGVGRGGDFAVTSVRATDSVPRGGLFLPTVRVCNQGLTSGGATLTTYLSRDEHIEMPGDIKLREVNMSLGPGSCRDVLVEAYANVDAGDVWYVGAQVRALPLSTPDHVKSNDTRVGGRIIVTP, from the coding sequence GTGAGTGGAATTCGCGCGGGCGACTTGCCCGACTTCGTCATCACCGGCGTGGTCGCACCGGCGCGGGTTCACGGTGCGATGCCGTTCCAGGTGAACGTGACGGTTTGCAACGAGGGGCGCCGTGAGGCGCACTCCGATGTGACGTTGTTCATCTCTCGGGATGCCTGCTTCTCCGAGGATGACGCGCTGCTTGAAACCGTGCCGACGGGACCGTTGGCCGCGGGGGCGTGTGTCTCGGTGCCGGTCGCGGTTCAGGGCGACTTGGCTCGGACGAGCACCTGGTTTGTCGGGGCGCTGGTGGACAAGGAGGCACGGGTTCGCGAGCTGTCGGAAGTGAACAACGTCCACGACGGCGTGCCCGTGACGTTCGACTCGCCTCCGGACTACGTCGTCGAGTCACTGGTGGTGCCCTCCGTGGTTCATCCCCATGGGTTCTTCACGGCCACGGCACGTGTGTGCAACCGGGGTGGGGGCGCTGGCACGGCGCAGGTGGGGCTGTACCGATCGAACGACAGCCACGTCGATACCGAGGACACCCGGATGGGCTGGCTGTTCGGTGTCCCGCTCGAGCCAGGGGCTTGTGATCAAGTCTCGTTGGGCGCGCAGGCGGGACTGTCGGGCCGCGGGTACCTCGCGTTCATCGTGGCCTCGGCGGACGGGCGGCTCGAGGAGGACGTGACGAACAATGCCAGCGCGGTGTCAGCTCAGGTGGTGGGCATGGTTCCTGACTACGTCGTCGCCGCATTGAAGGTTCCGGCCGTGGAGCCGGGCGACGGAAACCTTCCTGTCCGAATCACGGTCTGCAATCAGGGCACGGCGCGCGCACACGCCACTCAGGTGCATTTTCAACTCCAGTCCCTCGAGTCCGCGAACCAAGGCGCGCTGAACGTCACGCATCGCAATGTCCCGGAGCTGGCCGCGAACCAGTGCACCGAATGGAGCGACGCGGTGGGCTCCTCGGGGAACGCACCGGGGCGCTGGCGATTGACGGCCACGGTGAATCCGGCGGGGGCCCAGCTCGAAGCCCATGCGGACAACAACAGCAGGTCTCAAGTGCTTCGCCTGGGGGATTGGGTGGAGCTGGGGGTCACCCGTGTCACGCCGCTGACGCATGCGTTGGTCCCTGGTGCTCCGTTCACCACGGAGGTCAAGGTCTGCAATACCGGTAGCATTCGCGCCGAGCGGTTGGCGCTCCATGTGTCGCTGTCGGACGGCCTGGACGCGGGGGCTGACACTCGCGTGGGAACCCGCGTGTTCGGGGCGCTCGAGAAGGGCTGTGTGGTGCTTCCCGTGACGGGCACGGTGCCTGCGCAAGCGATGAGTGGAAGGCTCTACGTGAAGGCAAGCACGGAGCTCATCACCCCTGCGGGGCAGGAACTCAACCTGGACGACAATGTGCTCGTGGGGCCGGAGGTGGCGATTGGCAGAGGGCTCGACCTGGTGGTCACCCATGTCCAGGCCTTGGTTCCAGTCGTCTCGGCGCGGGCGACAATGGAGGTCGCGGTCACTGTCTGCAACAAAGGCAGTATCGCCTTGCCCCACGTGCCGATACCGGTATGGGTGTCTTTCCTTCCGGAGCCGAACACCCAGGGCTTGCCGCTCCTGGTGGGCGCGCAGCCGACCGTGGAACCGCTGGGGTCAGGCGAATGCAGCACGTTGATCGCGGAGCCGATATCCCCCCCGGAGGCGGGCGCCTGGCGGCCTACGGCCTGGGTCGATGAGTCGAACACGTTTCCAGAGGTGGTGGAGTCCAACAACCTCGCACGAGGCGAGGTGTTTCATGTGGCTTCCATCACCGGGCTGCACATCACCGCCTTGCAAGCCCCCACGGTGGTTCGCGCGAACACCAGCTTCAATGCGACTGCGACGGTGTGTAACCGGAGCGCGCTGCCTCAGAATGGGCCCCAAATCAGATTCTTTTTGCGCACGGAGGATGGTTTTCCCGTGGCTGAGTTCCCGAGAAGGAGCCAGCCCGGGAGACTCATGAGTGGTGCCTGTGCGTCGGTGAGGTTGGATGGCTCCTCCGAGATTCCTTACGACACGAGCCCGTGGCAGGACGGGAGCTATCGGCTGGTGGCGGAGCTCGAAGCGCCCTGGACCTTCGGGTCCCTGGGCGAGCAGAAGGTGCTGTCATTCTCCGCTCCCCTGGGCGTGGGGCGCGGGGGCGACTTCGCTGTCACATCGGTCCGCGCTACCGACAGCGTCCCCAGGGGAGGTCTTTTCCTTCCGACGGTGCGTGTCTGCAATCAGGGCCTGACGTCCGGGGGCGCCACGCTGACAACCTACCTTTCGCGGGACGAGCACATCGAGATGCCGGGAGACATCAAGCTGCGCGAGGTCAACATGTCGCTCGGGCCCGGTTCGTGTCGTGACGTGCTGGTCGAAGCGTACGCCAACGTGGATGCTGGAGATGTCTGGTACGTGGGCGCGCAGGTGAGGGCCCTCCCCCTCTCCACCCCGGACCACGTGAAGTCGAATGACACACGGGTGGGGGGGCGTATCATCGTCACGCCCTGA